One Hippoglossus stenolepis isolate QCI-W04-F060 chromosome 22, HSTE1.2, whole genome shotgun sequence DNA segment encodes these proteins:
- the nrcama gene encoding neuronal cell adhesion molecule a isoform X2, producing the protein MHPTTDRNRKWLPGFGAMLLVLLSRVTSALEVPLDPKVLEGLPQPPTITLQSPKDYIFDPRENIVIHCEAKGKPTPSFSWTRNGTHFDVEKDSKVLVKPGSGTLVIDISGEKAEAYEGTYQCTAHNEHGTAVSNNIVIRQSRSPLWSKERNEAITVQMGVSLVLQCRPPAGLPPPVIFWMDNNFQRLQLDKRVSQALNGDLYFSNVLQEDTRSDYICYARFPHTQTIQQKQPISVTVLNMETMNETVAALYNITEFYSDSPEGERRPGFMMPLGPTSTKMVLRGETLELECIAEGLPTPEMSWQKDGGELPGSRTSFQNFKKTLKISDVNEADGGDYRCTAANNLATVYHIIKVTVKAAPFWVSAPRNLVLAPNETGILTCRVSGEPKPKISWFVNGVPIENAPEDHTRKVEDDTVILSNVQSGSSAVYQCNASNEFGYLMANAFVSVLAEAPRVLTPPNRVYQVITNNPALLHCSCFGSPIPTITWFKDSQTSIKNGDPYVIHENGTLEIHVAQPRDSGKYTCIATNNLGIKENHVFLEVKVSTRILKQPEYKVVQRGMSAVFECKVKHDPSLIPTMTWLKDNGELPDDERFEVDTDSLTVKHVTDEDEGTYTCIMNTTLDRDSASAMLTVVEATPTPAIVHEKPDAPTDLELTDQTDRSVQLSWIPGDDHNSPTQKFLIQYEDLLHQPGLWINLTEVAGTGTTAQLKLSPFVYYSFRVLAQNLVGYSGPSQPSRQYRTNPAAPDENPSDVRGVGTESDNLVISWTPLTGFQSNGPGLEYKVLWRQKDMDGDWSWKNVANISRFVVTGIPTFVPFEIKVQAMNDYGSGPEPEVLIGYSGEDLPLSAPESVQVMVHNSTLAEVHWEPVSFPSVRGKLQGYKVYYHRERGLHETEKMTDEEEQALTFSGNRSEGRLPGLQPYSLYILFIRVVNSRGEGPQSPSKTFETPEGVPDPPSFLRILNHSLDSLTLEWGPPMNNNGRLAGFTLKYQPVNTTNELGPVKIMTFLANETTITLSSLNSSMLYKFYLSAKTIKGSSHFITKEAFTVMDTAHTQPPVESGKGPTEPPHPTIPITQSLPPPFHKAPPVGPAFGNVNTSVSEDGAAISWEYFGHHKNVFVEYMVENSKDDWEKELVNSSHSHMIKGLKPGTSYRVRVVARDPADPTVHSTDEVLVTVPAVPSRQVDIATQGWFIGLMCAIALLILVLLIVCFIKRNKGGKYPVKEKEDAHQDPEIQPMKEDDGTFGEYSDTEDHKPLKGSRTPSNGTVRRDESDDSLVDYGEGGDGQFNEDGSFIGQYSGKKEKDTHEGNESSEAPSPVNAMNSFV; encoded by the exons ATGCATCCGACCAcggacagaaacaggaagtggctgccTGGTTTTGGAGCTATGCTATTGGTACTCTTGAGTCGAGTGACTTCAGCGCTAGAAGTGCCTCTTGATC CTAAAGTACTGGAAGGAT TGCCCCAACCTCCCACTATAACGCTACAGTCCCCGAAGGATTACATCTTTGATCCGCGGGAGAACATCGTCATCCACTGTGAGGCCAAGGGGAAGCCGACTCCCAG CTTCTCCTGGACGAGAAACGGCACACACTTCGACGTGGAGAAAGACTCCAAAGTCCTGGTCAAGCCCGGCTCAGGAACTCTCGTCATCGACATCAGCGGCGAAAAGGCGGAGGCTTACGAGGGAACATATCAGTGCACAGCCCATAATGAGCACGGCACGGCTGTATCCAACAACATCGTCATCAGACAGTCCA GGTCCCCCCTGTGGTCGAAGGAGAGAAATGAAGCCATCACTGTGCAGATGGGGGTCTCCCTGGTGCTGCAGTGCCGGCCCCCTGCTGGGCTGCCCCCTCCTGTCATCTTCTGGATGGATAACA ATTttcagaggctgcagctggaCAAACGAGTGTCCCAGGCCCTGAACGGAGATTTGTACTTTTCcaacgttctccaagaagacACCAGGAGCGACTACATCTGCTACGCCCGCTTCCCCCACACGCAGACGATCCAGCAGAAACAGCCCATCTCCGTCACCGTGCTCAACA TGGAAACAATGAATGAGACTGTGGCTGCTTTATACAATATCACTGAGTTCTATAGTG ACAGCCCAGAGGGGGAGCGTCGTCCGGGGTTCATGATGCCTCTGGGCCCCACCAGTACCAAGATGGTCCTGAGAGGAGAGACTCTGGAGCTGGAGTGCATCGCCGAGGGCCT GCCCACTCCAGAGATGTCGTGGCAGAAGGACGGAGGTGAGCTGCCGGGCAGCAGGACGTCCTTTCAGAACTtcaagaaaacactgaagatttCAGACGTGAATGAAGCAGACGGAGGCGACTACCGCTGTACGGCGGCAAACAACCTGGCCACTGTATACCACATCATCAAGGTCACTGTCAAAG CGGCTCCTTTCTGGGTCAGCGCTCCCAGGAACCTGGTCCTCGCCCCGAATGAGACCGGCATCCTGACCTGCCGTGTCAGTGGAGAACCCAAACCCAAAATCAGCTGGTTTGTCAACGGAGTCCCCATAGAAA ATGCTCCTGAGGACCACACTCGCAAGGTGGAGGACGACACCGTGATTCTCAGCAATGTGCAGTCAGGATCCAGCGCCGTCTACCAGTGTAACGCATCCAATGAGTTTGGCTACCTGATGGCCAACGCTTTTGTCAGTGTTCTCG CTGAAGCACCAAGAGTACTCACTCCCCCCAACCGAGTGTACCAGGTCATCACCAACAACCCTGCACTACTTCACTGTTCCTGCTTTGGCTCGCCAATACCAACCATCACATG GTTCAAAGACAGTCAGACCAGCATTAAAAATGGCGACCCGTATGTGATCCATGAGAACGGCACACTGGAGATCCACGTGGCCCAGCCGCGAGACAGCGGGAAGTACACCTGCATTGCCACCAACAACCTGGGGATCAAGGAGAACCACGTGTTCCtggaggttaaag tGTCAACTCGTATCCTGAAGCAGCCGGAGTACAAGGTGGTGCAGAGAGGAATGAGCGCTGTGTTCGAGTGTAAAGTCAAACACGACCCCTCCCTCATTCCCACCATGACTTGGCTCAAAGATAACGGAGAACTGCCAGATGACGAGAG GTTTGAGGTGGACACAGACAGTCTGACCGTcaaacatgtgactgatgaagaCGAGGGCACCTACACCTGCATCATGAACACGACCCTGGACCGGGACTCTGCCAGTGCAATGCTGACTGTCGTCG AGGCAACGCCTACTCCGGCTATTGTCCAcg AAAAACCCGACGCTCCGACCGACCTGGAACTGACCGACCAGACGGACAGAAGCGTTCAGCTCAGCTGGATCCCTGGAGATGATCACAACAGCCCCACACAGA AGTTTTTGATCCAATACGAGGATCTGCTCCATCAGCCGGGACTGTGGATCAACCTGACCGAGGTTGCGGGCACCGGCACAACAGCCCAGTTGAAGCTTTCCCCGTTCGTCTACTACTCTTTTAGGGTGCTGGCTCAGAACCTCGTGGGCTACAGCGGCCCCAGCCAGCCTTCGCGCCAATACAGGACCAACCCTGCAG CTCCTGATGAAAATCCATCAGATGTTCGGGGAGTAGGAACAGAGTCTGACAACCTGGTCATCTCCTGGACA CCACTGACTGGGTTCCAGTCCAATGGGCCTGGTTTGGAGTACAAAGTGCTGTGGAGACAGAAGGACATGGACGGGGACTGGTCGTGGAAGAACGTGGCCAACATCTCCCGTTTTGTCGTGACGGGAATCCCAACCTTTGTGCCGTTTGAAATCAAAGTTCAAGCGATGAACGATTACGGCAGCGGACCTGAGCCCGAAGTGTTGATTGGGTACTCAGGAGAAGACT TGCCGCTGTCTGCTCCTGAGAGCGTGCAGGTCATGGTTCATAACAGCACGCTAGCAGAAGTGCATTGGGAGCCTGTGTCTTTCCCTTCAGTAAGAGGGAAACTACAGGGATACAAG GTGTACTATCATCGTGAGCGCGGCTTGCATGAGACAGAGAAGATGAcggatgaggaggagcaggcttTGACGTTCAGCGGGAACCGTAGCGAGGGCCGTCTGCCGGGCCTGCAGCCTTACAGCCTCTACATACTCTTCATCAGGGTCGTTAATAGCAGAGGAGAGGGGCCTCAGAGTCCAAGCAAGACGTTTGAGACACCCGAGGGAG tcccAGATCCTCCTTCTTTTCTGAGAATCCTGAACCACAGTCTGGACTCTCTCACCCTGGAGTGGGGCCCACCAATGAACAATAACGGACGCCTCGCTGGATTTACACTGAAGTACCAACCAG TCAACACCACCAATGAACTGGGACCAGTCAAGATCATGACGTTCCTGGCCAACGAGACCACGATCACCCTGAGCAGCCTGAACTCCAGCATGCTCTACAAGTTTTACTTAAGTGCAAAGACAATCAAAGGCTCTAGCCACTTCATCACAAAAGAAGCCTTCACAGTCATGGACACAG CTCATACTCAGCCCCCTGTAGAATCGGGCAAAG GCcccacagagcccccccacccaACTATCCCCATCACTCAGTCTCTGCCTCCCCCGTTTCACAAGG CGCCTCCTGTAGGCCCTGCGTTTGGCAATGTTAACACGTCTGTATCGGAGGATGGGGCGGCGATCAGTTGGGAATACTTTGGACACCATAAGAATGTATTTGTGGAATATATGGTAGAAAACA GCAAAGACGACTGGGAAAAGGAGTTGGTAAACAGTTCACACTCTCATATGATAAAAGGTTTAAAGCCCGGGACGTCCTATAGGGTGCGTGTGGTCGCTAGAGACCCGGCTGACCCGACGGTCCACAGCACAGACGAAGTGTTGGTTACGGTTCCAG CCGTGCCCAGCCGACAGGTCGACATCGCCACCCAGGGCTGGTTTATTGGACTCATGTGTGCCATCGCCCTCCTCATCTTGGTCCTCCTCATTGTGTGCTTCATCAAGAGGAACAAAGGTGGCAAATATCCAG tgaaagagaaagaagacgcTCACCAAGACCCTGAGATACAACCTATGAAGGAGGACGATGGGACATTTGGAGAATacag TGACACAGAGGACCACAAGCCGCTGAAGGGCAGCCGGACGCCGTCCAACGGGACGGTGCGCCGTGACGAGAGCGACGACAGCCTGGTGGACTACGGGGAGGGCGGGGACGGACAGTTCAACGAGGACGGCTCCTTCATCGGCCAATACAGCggcaagaaagagaaagacacgCACGAAGGCAACGAGAGCTCAGAGGCACCTTCGCCCGTCAACGCCATGAACTCGTTTGTCTAA
- the nrcama gene encoding neuronal cell adhesion molecule a isoform X8 has protein sequence MHPTTDRNRKWLPGFGAMLLVLLSRVTSALEVPLDLPQPPTITLQSPKDYIFDPRENIVIHCEAKGKPTPSFSWTRNGTHFDVEKDSKVLVKPGSGTLVIDISGEKAEAYEGTYQCTAHNEHGTAVSNNIVIRQSRSPLWSKERNEAITVQMGVSLVLQCRPPAGLPPPVIFWMDNNFQRLQLDKRVSQALNGDLYFSNVLQEDTRSDYICYARFPHTQTIQQKQPISVTVLNNSPEGERRPGFMMPLGPTSTKMVLRGETLELECIAEGLPTPEMSWQKDGGELPGSRTSFQNFKKTLKISDVNEADGGDYRCTAANNLATVYHIIKVTVKAAPFWVSAPRNLVLAPNETGILTCRVSGEPKPKISWFVNGVPIENAPEDHTRKVEDDTVILSNVQSGSSAVYQCNASNEFGYLMANAFVSVLAEAPRVLTPPNRVYQVITNNPALLHCSCFGSPIPTITWFKDSQTSIKNGDPYVIHENGTLEIHVAQPRDSGKYTCIATNNLGIKENHVFLEVKVSTRILKQPEYKVVQRGMSAVFECKVKHDPSLIPTMTWLKDNGELPDDERFEVDTDSLTVKHVTDEDEGTYTCIMNTTLDRDSASAMLTVVEKPDAPTDLELTDQTDRSVQLSWIPGDDHNSPTQKFLIQYEDLLHQPGLWINLTEVAGTGTTAQLKLSPFVYYSFRVLAQNLVGYSGPSQPSRQYRTNPAAPDENPSDVRGVGTESDNLVISWTPLTGFQSNGPGLEYKVLWRQKDMDGDWSWKNVANISRFVVTGIPTFVPFEIKVQAMNDYGSGPEPEVLIGYSGEDLPLSAPESVQVMVHNSTLAEVHWEPVSFPSVRGKLQGYKVYYHRERGLHETEKMTDEEEQALTFSGNRSEGRLPGLQPYSLYILFIRVVNSRGEGPQSPSKTFETPEGVPDPPSFLRILNHSLDSLTLEWGPPMNNNGRLAGFTLKYQPVNTTNELGPVKIMTFLANETTITLSSLNSSMLYKFYLSAKTIKGSSHFITKEAFTVMDTAHTQPPVESGKGPTEPPHPTIPITQSLPPPFHKAPPVGPAFGNVNTSVSEDGAAISWEYFGHHKNVFVEYMVENSKDDWEKELVNSSHSHMIKGLKPGTSYRVRVVARDPADPTVHSTDEVLVTVPAVPSRQVDIATQGWFIGLMCAIALLILVLLIVCFIKRNKGGKYPVKEKEDAHQDPEIQPMKEDDGTFGEYRSMESDTEDHKPLKGSRTPSNGTVRRDESDDSLVDYGEGGDGQFNEDGSFIGQYSGKKEKDTHEGNESSEAPSPVNAMNSFV, from the exons ATGCATCCGACCAcggacagaaacaggaagtggctgccTGGTTTTGGAGCTATGCTATTGGTACTCTTGAGTCGAGTGACTTCAGCGCTAGAAGTGCCTCTTGATC TGCCCCAACCTCCCACTATAACGCTACAGTCCCCGAAGGATTACATCTTTGATCCGCGGGAGAACATCGTCATCCACTGTGAGGCCAAGGGGAAGCCGACTCCCAG CTTCTCCTGGACGAGAAACGGCACACACTTCGACGTGGAGAAAGACTCCAAAGTCCTGGTCAAGCCCGGCTCAGGAACTCTCGTCATCGACATCAGCGGCGAAAAGGCGGAGGCTTACGAGGGAACATATCAGTGCACAGCCCATAATGAGCACGGCACGGCTGTATCCAACAACATCGTCATCAGACAGTCCA GGTCCCCCCTGTGGTCGAAGGAGAGAAATGAAGCCATCACTGTGCAGATGGGGGTCTCCCTGGTGCTGCAGTGCCGGCCCCCTGCTGGGCTGCCCCCTCCTGTCATCTTCTGGATGGATAACA ATTttcagaggctgcagctggaCAAACGAGTGTCCCAGGCCCTGAACGGAGATTTGTACTTTTCcaacgttctccaagaagacACCAGGAGCGACTACATCTGCTACGCCCGCTTCCCCCACACGCAGACGATCCAGCAGAAACAGCCCATCTCCGTCACCGTGCTCAACA ACAGCCCAGAGGGGGAGCGTCGTCCGGGGTTCATGATGCCTCTGGGCCCCACCAGTACCAAGATGGTCCTGAGAGGAGAGACTCTGGAGCTGGAGTGCATCGCCGAGGGCCT GCCCACTCCAGAGATGTCGTGGCAGAAGGACGGAGGTGAGCTGCCGGGCAGCAGGACGTCCTTTCAGAACTtcaagaaaacactgaagatttCAGACGTGAATGAAGCAGACGGAGGCGACTACCGCTGTACGGCGGCAAACAACCTGGCCACTGTATACCACATCATCAAGGTCACTGTCAAAG CGGCTCCTTTCTGGGTCAGCGCTCCCAGGAACCTGGTCCTCGCCCCGAATGAGACCGGCATCCTGACCTGCCGTGTCAGTGGAGAACCCAAACCCAAAATCAGCTGGTTTGTCAACGGAGTCCCCATAGAAA ATGCTCCTGAGGACCACACTCGCAAGGTGGAGGACGACACCGTGATTCTCAGCAATGTGCAGTCAGGATCCAGCGCCGTCTACCAGTGTAACGCATCCAATGAGTTTGGCTACCTGATGGCCAACGCTTTTGTCAGTGTTCTCG CTGAAGCACCAAGAGTACTCACTCCCCCCAACCGAGTGTACCAGGTCATCACCAACAACCCTGCACTACTTCACTGTTCCTGCTTTGGCTCGCCAATACCAACCATCACATG GTTCAAAGACAGTCAGACCAGCATTAAAAATGGCGACCCGTATGTGATCCATGAGAACGGCACACTGGAGATCCACGTGGCCCAGCCGCGAGACAGCGGGAAGTACACCTGCATTGCCACCAACAACCTGGGGATCAAGGAGAACCACGTGTTCCtggaggttaaag tGTCAACTCGTATCCTGAAGCAGCCGGAGTACAAGGTGGTGCAGAGAGGAATGAGCGCTGTGTTCGAGTGTAAAGTCAAACACGACCCCTCCCTCATTCCCACCATGACTTGGCTCAAAGATAACGGAGAACTGCCAGATGACGAGAG GTTTGAGGTGGACACAGACAGTCTGACCGTcaaacatgtgactgatgaagaCGAGGGCACCTACACCTGCATCATGAACACGACCCTGGACCGGGACTCTGCCAGTGCAATGCTGACTGTCGTCG AAAAACCCGACGCTCCGACCGACCTGGAACTGACCGACCAGACGGACAGAAGCGTTCAGCTCAGCTGGATCCCTGGAGATGATCACAACAGCCCCACACAGA AGTTTTTGATCCAATACGAGGATCTGCTCCATCAGCCGGGACTGTGGATCAACCTGACCGAGGTTGCGGGCACCGGCACAACAGCCCAGTTGAAGCTTTCCCCGTTCGTCTACTACTCTTTTAGGGTGCTGGCTCAGAACCTCGTGGGCTACAGCGGCCCCAGCCAGCCTTCGCGCCAATACAGGACCAACCCTGCAG CTCCTGATGAAAATCCATCAGATGTTCGGGGAGTAGGAACAGAGTCTGACAACCTGGTCATCTCCTGGACA CCACTGACTGGGTTCCAGTCCAATGGGCCTGGTTTGGAGTACAAAGTGCTGTGGAGACAGAAGGACATGGACGGGGACTGGTCGTGGAAGAACGTGGCCAACATCTCCCGTTTTGTCGTGACGGGAATCCCAACCTTTGTGCCGTTTGAAATCAAAGTTCAAGCGATGAACGATTACGGCAGCGGACCTGAGCCCGAAGTGTTGATTGGGTACTCAGGAGAAGACT TGCCGCTGTCTGCTCCTGAGAGCGTGCAGGTCATGGTTCATAACAGCACGCTAGCAGAAGTGCATTGGGAGCCTGTGTCTTTCCCTTCAGTAAGAGGGAAACTACAGGGATACAAG GTGTACTATCATCGTGAGCGCGGCTTGCATGAGACAGAGAAGATGAcggatgaggaggagcaggcttTGACGTTCAGCGGGAACCGTAGCGAGGGCCGTCTGCCGGGCCTGCAGCCTTACAGCCTCTACATACTCTTCATCAGGGTCGTTAATAGCAGAGGAGAGGGGCCTCAGAGTCCAAGCAAGACGTTTGAGACACCCGAGGGAG tcccAGATCCTCCTTCTTTTCTGAGAATCCTGAACCACAGTCTGGACTCTCTCACCCTGGAGTGGGGCCCACCAATGAACAATAACGGACGCCTCGCTGGATTTACACTGAAGTACCAACCAG TCAACACCACCAATGAACTGGGACCAGTCAAGATCATGACGTTCCTGGCCAACGAGACCACGATCACCCTGAGCAGCCTGAACTCCAGCATGCTCTACAAGTTTTACTTAAGTGCAAAGACAATCAAAGGCTCTAGCCACTTCATCACAAAAGAAGCCTTCACAGTCATGGACACAG CTCATACTCAGCCCCCTGTAGAATCGGGCAAAG GCcccacagagcccccccacccaACTATCCCCATCACTCAGTCTCTGCCTCCCCCGTTTCACAAGG CGCCTCCTGTAGGCCCTGCGTTTGGCAATGTTAACACGTCTGTATCGGAGGATGGGGCGGCGATCAGTTGGGAATACTTTGGACACCATAAGAATGTATTTGTGGAATATATGGTAGAAAACA GCAAAGACGACTGGGAAAAGGAGTTGGTAAACAGTTCACACTCTCATATGATAAAAGGTTTAAAGCCCGGGACGTCCTATAGGGTGCGTGTGGTCGCTAGAGACCCGGCTGACCCGACGGTCCACAGCACAGACGAAGTGTTGGTTACGGTTCCAG CCGTGCCCAGCCGACAGGTCGACATCGCCACCCAGGGCTGGTTTATTGGACTCATGTGTGCCATCGCCCTCCTCATCTTGGTCCTCCTCATTGTGTGCTTCATCAAGAGGAACAAAGGTGGCAAATATCCAG tgaaagagaaagaagacgcTCACCAAGACCCTGAGATACAACCTATGAAGGAGGACGATGGGACATTTGGAGAATacag GTCAATGGAGAG TGACACAGAGGACCACAAGCCGCTGAAGGGCAGCCGGACGCCGTCCAACGGGACGGTGCGCCGTGACGAGAGCGACGACAGCCTGGTGGACTACGGGGAGGGCGGGGACGGACAGTTCAACGAGGACGGCTCCTTCATCGGCCAATACAGCggcaagaaagagaaagacacgCACGAAGGCAACGAGAGCTCAGAGGCACCTTCGCCCGTCAACGCCATGAACTCGTTTGTCTAA